The Actinomycetota bacterium genome has a window encoding:
- a CDS encoding response regulator: MKEERRKVLIVDDEERLRGVLEARVGAMGHEVLVAADGEEALARARSDSPDLILLDVMMPELDGFSVARILKDSPETSHIPIVMVTALSDVEDRVRALEAGADDFLTKPVEPTELTARVRSLLKVKAYNDYMRHHQEELELAVTNRTKELQFALDRLEVASLDTIYRLSRAAEYRDDDTGAHVKRVSHCAAIIASQMGQPAAFNDMVLRAAPMHDVGKIGIPDAVLLKPGKLNTEEWRIMQTHVEIGVNLLSGSDSELLQLAETIAGTHHERWDGAGYPNGLAGKTIPLAGRIAAVADVFDAVCSKRPYKEAMTPEDAFTLIVSESDGQFDPEVVDAFVAARDDIMDTLLELNLHVG; the protein is encoded by the coding sequence GTGAAGGAAGAAAGACGCAAGGTCCTCATCGTCGACGATGAGGAGCGCCTCCGCGGCGTTCTTGAGGCCAGGGTAGGCGCCATGGGTCACGAGGTTCTCGTCGCGGCCGACGGAGAGGAGGCGCTGGCCCGTGCCCGGAGTGACAGCCCGGACCTCATACTCCTCGACGTGATGATGCCCGAACTCGACGGGTTCTCGGTCGCCCGGATACTCAAGGACTCGCCGGAGACAAGCCACATCCCGATCGTCATGGTCACCGCGCTAAGCGATGTCGAGGATCGCGTACGAGCGCTGGAGGCGGGTGCAGACGACTTCCTCACGAAGCCCGTGGAGCCGACGGAACTGACCGCACGGGTCCGATCGCTCCTCAAGGTGAAAGCGTACAACGACTACATGCGTCACCACCAAGAAGAACTCGAGTTGGCGGTCACGAACAGAACGAAAGAGCTCCAGTTCGCGCTCGACCGACTTGAGGTGGCATCCCTGGACACCATCTACCGACTCTCCCGTGCAGCCGAATACAGGGACGACGATACCGGGGCGCACGTCAAGCGAGTGAGCCACTGCGCCGCCATCATCGCAAGTCAGATGGGACAACCTGCGGCATTCAACGACATGGTCCTAAGGGCAGCACCCATGCACGACGTCGGCAAGATCGGCATCCCAGACGCCGTACTCTTGAAGCCCGGGAAGTTGAACACGGAGGAGTGGCGCATCATGCAAACGCATGTCGAGATAGGCGTCAACCTGCTCTCGGGCTCCGATTCTGAGCTGCTGCAGCTGGCCGAGACTATAGCGGGGACCCATCACGAACGGTGGGACGGGGCCGGTTACCCAAACGGTCTCGCAGGAAAGACGATACCCCTGGCCGGACGCATCGCGGCGGTGGCGGATGTCTTCGACGCAGTGTGCTCGAAACGGCCCTACAAAGAGGCCATGACGCCAGAAGATGCATTTACTCTCATCGTTTCCGAAAGCGACGGCCAGTTCGACCCCGAGGTAGTTGACGCTTTCGTCGCCGCCCGAGACGACATCATGGACACACTACTGGAACTGAACCTACACGTCGGCTGA
- a CDS encoding ATP-binding protein, which produces MERLTILHLEDSPMDQELIAAVLKGELDCTVEAVGTRDAFTAALETCAPDVILLDYNVPGFDGLTALELARERFPDIPVIFVSGTLGDELAAQIIKRGACDYVLKDHTASLPSAILRALEESRMQTAYREAQEELRRANDELEFKVLSRTAELAAMNERLENEARERRYAETRLENALKYAPFPIMLHAEDGQVLVVNECWQQTTGYSSADIPTIEDWTEKAYGSRKDMVRSNIKHLFESDAPIEEGEDTITTHEGATRAWAFKSAPLGRDSSGRRLVITMSMDVTDRKQTEQDLDAARLAAETANVAKSRFLANMSHELRTPLGTTIGFAQLLQEQLLGDLNLKQQEQVGYILESARHLLSLINDILDLSKIEAGKMELRPSQVRLADLLEGSLNMVREQCLRKGVALALELGPDAQAVLLTADERMLKQVMFNLLSNAMKFTPRDGRNIVSARIERDEIVVSVVDTGIGIAPEQQEAIFEEFYQVRSDYSDKTAGTGLGLPLVAQMVALHGGRTWLESAGIDKGSTFSFAIPLKRQDEPTEEAAEQEASNEGPLDTIETFISHHDHVCLCRFEPLDLSAPVDHVALLQGLESGKRAGDLVLEIASERYALLLTDIGRQDAETACRRIAVSLETTLAMPWHWAIAVSPDEGRDPEGLLEILSARIVDTP; this is translated from the coding sequence ATGGAACGATTGACGATTCTGCACCTCGAGGACAGCCCGATGGACCAGGAGCTGATCGCGGCGGTCTTGAAGGGCGAGCTGGACTGCACGGTCGAGGCCGTTGGCACGCGAGATGCATTCACCGCCGCACTGGAAACATGCGCTCCTGATGTGATTCTTCTCGACTACAACGTCCCGGGATTCGACGGATTGACGGCGCTGGAGCTAGCACGCGAACGGTTCCCCGACATCCCGGTGATCTTCGTCTCAGGCACCTTGGGCGACGAGCTCGCCGCGCAGATCATCAAGCGCGGGGCCTGCGACTACGTCTTGAAAGATCATACAGCCAGTCTGCCTTCCGCCATCCTCCGCGCACTGGAGGAAAGCCGCATGCAGACCGCCTATCGGGAAGCGCAGGAGGAACTGCGCCGGGCCAACGACGAGCTTGAGTTCAAGGTGCTCTCGCGGACCGCCGAACTAGCAGCCATGAACGAGAGGCTCGAGAACGAGGCCAGAGAACGGCGGTACGCTGAAACACGTTTGGAGAACGCGCTGAAATACGCGCCTTTCCCGATCATGCTGCATGCCGAGGATGGCCAGGTCCTGGTGGTCAACGAGTGCTGGCAGCAGACCACGGGCTACTCGTCAGCCGACATCCCGACAATCGAGGATTGGACCGAGAAGGCCTACGGCTCGCGCAAGGACATGGTGCGCTCAAACATCAAGCATCTCTTCGAGTCGGATGCGCCGATCGAGGAGGGCGAGGACACGATCACGACACACGAAGGCGCCACAAGGGCATGGGCGTTCAAGTCCGCACCACTCGGTCGAGACTCGAGCGGCCGGAGACTTGTCATCACCATGTCGATGGATGTCACCGACCGCAAGCAAACCGAACAGGACCTCGACGCGGCGAGACTGGCGGCGGAGACAGCGAACGTGGCGAAATCGAGATTCCTCGCAAACATGAGTCACGAGTTGCGCACACCACTCGGAACCACCATCGGGTTCGCGCAGCTGTTGCAGGAGCAGCTCCTAGGAGATCTCAACCTCAAGCAGCAGGAACAGGTCGGCTACATCCTGGAAAGTGCGCGGCACCTGCTCTCCTTGATCAACGACATCCTCGACCTCTCCAAGATCGAGGCCGGCAAGATGGAGCTGAGACCATCTCAGGTTCGTCTCGCAGATCTGCTGGAGGGCAGCCTCAACATGGTCAGAGAACAGTGCCTCAGGAAGGGAGTGGCGCTGGCTTTGGAGCTTGGCCCCGACGCACAGGCGGTACTCCTCACAGCCGATGAGCGCATGTTGAAGCAGGTGATGTTCAACCTGTTGTCCAATGCGATGAAGTTCACACCGCGCGACGGGAGAAACATTGTCAGCGCGCGGATCGAGCGCGACGAGATCGTGGTCTCCGTAGTCGATACCGGAATCGGGATCGCTCCCGAGCAACAAGAGGCCATCTTCGAGGAGTTCTACCAGGTCCGGAGCGACTACTCCGACAAGACGGCCGGCACGGGACTGGGTTTGCCACTGGTCGCGCAGATGGTGGCCTTGCACGGAGGACGAACGTGGTTGGAGAGCGCCGGCATCGACAAGGGCAGCACCTTCTCCTTCGCCATACCGCTCAAGCGCCAGGACGAGCCAACGGAGGAAGCAGCGGAGCAGGAGGCGTCGAACGAGGGGCCTCTCGACACGATCGAGACCTTCATCTCGCACCACGATCACGTGTGCCTCTGCCGGTTCGAGCCCCTCGACCTATCTGCACCGGTCGACCACGTTGCCCTGCTGCAGGGTCTGGAGTCCGGCAAACGAGCAGGCGATCTCGTTCTCGAAATCGCGAGCGAGAGATATGCGTTGCTTCTCACCGACATTGGCCGACAAGACGCCGAAACAGCATGCCGCAGAATCGCCGTTTCACTCGAAACGACCCTCGCAATGCCCTGGCATTGGGCGATAGCCGTGTCCCCGGACGAAGGACGCGACCCCGAAGGGCTGCTTGAGATCCTGAGCGCCAGAATCGTAGACACGCCATGA
- a CDS encoding response regulator, whose amino-acid sequence MSTILIVDDNPGHLALLSDVLQAEGHTTQAAESGEQAIELALSTTPDLILMDIQIGDMGGVEALSVLRQNPATRAVPIIAVTALAMDGDKERLLAAGFDDYLSKPVDLAVVRKIVQRFLSSAEDGRT is encoded by the coding sequence ATGAGCACGATACTGATCGTGGACGACAACCCGGGACACCTCGCCCTCCTCAGCGACGTGCTCCAAGCCGAGGGCCACACCACCCAGGCAGCAGAGAGCGGTGAGCAGGCGATCGAACTGGCCCTGTCCACGACGCCCGATCTGATACTCATGGACATACAGATAGGCGACATGGGCGGCGTCGAAGCGCTGTCTGTGCTCAGACAGAACCCTGCCACTCGTGCCGTTCCCATCATAGCGGTCACCGCACTGGCGATGGACGGCGACAAAGAGCGGCTCCTCGCGGCCGGATTCGATGATTACCTGTCAAAGCCCGTCGACCTTGCCGTTGTTCGTAAGATCGTGCAGCGCTTTCTCTCCTCGGCTGAGGACGGGAGGACGTGA